TCTCTAACATATGCACTTTCAAACTCCTCAGTAGAGGAACTGTTTCACTACACTCTAGTTTTGAAGTGTCTCCTGCTTTGAACTCAAGCGTACGCCCACCAATCTTTTCAGGATATAGTCTCTTTTTCAATTCTCTCATCACTTCCTTCCTGGAGTCTGATGCTTTCTCCGCTACAAGACCTTCATTGTTGTTCATCCTCGTGGCATCGAGTTTCTTCACTAACTCGGCTAACCTATCTCCCATCTCTATATCCCCATGAACCCAACAGAGATTCATCAGTGTCTCCCACACTTCAACGCTTGGTTCCACCTTCATCGTCTCAACGAACTCCAATGCCTCATCTAAATGACCACATGCTGCTAACATCTCCGTTAAGCTCACGTAATCTTCCATGGAGGGTATGATCCCATAGTCTTTATACATAGATTCAAAATGTAACAACCCTTCGTTACTGTCCCCTAGTGAAGCACACACAAAGAAGACCGCTTTGAATATCTCCTTGTCGGGTTTGTTCCCTTCCTCTTTGAAACGTGTGAACATGTCAATCGCGAGCTCACCGTCTCCGTTCTTCGCTAAGTATCTCATCGTAACGCACCAAGTCTCTGAGTTTCTCTCAGACATCTCGTTGAACATGTTTAACGCGTCTTCAGTGGAGTCGCAATCACAATACATTTTGAGTATCGTGTTGTGAGATGCAACACTTAAAGGAGTAGAAAGCGAAACAGTGATGAAGTCATGAACGACCCTAGCTTCTTCCAAAACCGCTGTTTCACCGCATAGTTTGGCTAACCCTAGAAGCCTAGGCAAGTCCACAACGTAGCCTTTATCTTTCAAGATCTTGACAGCTTCCACTGCTTCTAGCACTCTTCCTTCTTTACACAGAGCATCCAAAGTCTCAAGCGTTACAGATTGATGATCATTACTAGCCTTCTGAGCATGGGATGAAACTCTTCTTCTACATTGAACAAAGCTTTGAGTATGTTGCCATGTGGGCCGTGTGGAGACGTCTCTAAGAGACGAAGTGATGATCTTTGTGGTGAGATCATGAGACTGGCCTCGAGAACTGAAGCAACGGCTTGAGATCTGCGTCCCACACCTAAAATAGGGTTTTGAAAATCTGAGGATTCGGCTGCACGTTATTCTCATCATTATTATGCTTATTGCAATgattcagaaaccctaacaaCAAATCGACGGCGTTTGCAAATACAGCTAACTTTGTAAAAGCAAGTAATATATTATCAGATCAAAAGCAAACAGAAAGATAAcacactttttattttttatttttatttttatcatttttgttacaaaatatgATAATGATTCAACTTATATTTCTCAATTATAGCATACTACTTCATTTTTAGCTCTTAGAACACAATAATTGACCCGTCGTCGGCTGCAAAATCCTTGCCACCTTCAGCTCTACTTGTGGCTTTCTTGACCTATggttaaataaaccaaaaatcatTAAGCATACTGACGTATTTACGCAAAAACtgtgtaaaatataaaattaaaaataattcagcTTTTGTACCTCTTCATCCCAATTTGTGAAAAAGGTGATGATGGAAAGAGATACACCTTGAATGGTGAGTGCACATATGATTCCCAGCCAAAGCCCCTTtagtatttacattttttttttaatatatggttAACTTTGAAATGGTtcgatattaaaaaaaaatcgaggtGAGATAGCTGAGAATGAATTTGAGTTGGTTTATTGAATTTACCCGACCACCGAAGTTAAAGTAAAAACCAAGTAACAAACCCAAGGGGACTCCCACAAGATAATATGATCCAAGATTCACAAAAGCTCCTATCTTCTGCCATCCACATCCTCTGGCAACCCCTTTTCATCAAAATTACAATAAACCaagaaaaaacatgaaaatataatattaataactgGTCTAAACCAAATTCCAAAACTCTAATGATGATTGTTGTTGTGGTTTGCCTTTACTTGCAAACAAAATCACTTCTACAAAAAAGTTGTGAGTGGGGAATATAACCTGAAAGAACACTTTGGATGCTGTCTAGTAAGTGGCCAATGGCAAGAATGGGCATCATCGAGGCTACATATGTGACTACTTTCGGGTCACTACTGTATGCAAATCCCCATATCTTCCTTATCAGAATCATAACCGAACCAACTAGTATACTCTCTAAAATTGCAATGCTCAAGACCACACGAACCGCACGCTTAGCCACTTGTGCATTCCCCGCTCCTAACTCATTTGACACCCTTGTGCTGCGGATTACAAAGAACAATTAATGATAAAAAAGTTATGGTTTTGTTGAATCTCGATGCAACAAAATAATGAAAGTCCTTCCATTATTGGTTATACTATACATAAGGTTTACTGACCTTGTGGCTCCACCGAGGCCAAAGGGGATCATCCAGATTGTTCCTGACGTATTAAGGCTGCAAAAAGGATTATCAGTAATTCAATCATAACCATGAATAACTAAAGTCGTTCTGAATTTTATAGGAGGAAGAGATTACAGTTTAAAACAAACATTGATACTTACCATATTGATAGGACAGAAGTTTCTAAAACTGGGTTTGGAAGAAGTCCTGATGAGAGAACCAAAAGTTCAAAGGACCACATCTCTAAGCTGCTCAAACAACATAACCTCAAATAAATATGCTTTCAATGAATCCTAGTTAAGCATGAGTTATTGGTTTGTGTATTTTCATGGATTTGTAAATCCATATGAAATTCtagttttattctttttttttgctttttaaaatttattttgaattcatGTGTTATTTATTCATACATATCTACTAATGGATTCGAGTGAGTTGAAAAGTTCATATTAAGAGAAGGAAAACTTTATCAAATCTCACTAGGTTTATCACATGGatcttaataaatatattatatacaaaccTTGTTTCTCACGTCACCTCCGATAAATAAGTAGCTTAAGCATTTTCTTTTTAGACTTACCAGACCATAAGTGCAGAGGGAATAGCTAGCTTCATAAAAGGTATGATATCGCGTAGAGCCTCCTTAGAGAAACCAGTCCAGGTCAGTGAGCAAGAAGGCGAAAACTTGACATAACATGCCAAGAGAATAACGTTAAGCCAATACGAGATCGAATTGGCCACAGCAGctcctctaaaccctaaaccagaTTTCAACACCAAGAACCAACAGAGGATCACATGAAGACAAGTGGTGACTCCAGAACATAAAACCACAGGAAACACATTGTTCTGCGCCTGCAAAAACCTATTGATACATTGAAGAAGGCCATAGGCGAAGATACTGGGGATCATGAACTTGGCGTAGGAGCCAGAGAGGTATGCAATGGATTTGTCTAAGCCGAAGAAGACAAGGAAATGCTCTGTGTTGGCCCATATGATGGAGAGAGGAACAGAGTAGAGTGtaagaacaaacattgctctttgCATCTGTATGCCTAGCATTCCGTACATCTTTGCTCCATATGACTGGCCACAAACTGTGTCCAACGCACTTGCTGTTCCCATCTGTTCAAAGGTGAACAGTTTTcttatgatttgatttcttGCTTTACAAGTAAGCGTAAACGCAATTGTCACTATCATTAATTCAGATTTGAATATGGAATATTGACGTCATTCACTTTCACTGTTAGATGTGGGGTAGCAACAATAAAGTAAGCAATTCAATTCAATTATATGAAAATGATAatgtttatgaaaaaaaaaaatgataatgtTTTTGTCCTTGCAGTTACTGAATAGTCGCATCAAAGAATCAAATATGCATACGCAACTTGTAATTTCAGACATGATGTCGTTGTCAAAAATTTCAGACAAGGTGGCTTAACAACTACATCTTAGCTGGATCTTATACTCCATATGTTATTGTTTTATAATACGTGTtactttaagttttttattttattttattacaaaataaatgttcaaTAGATTTTTCTGACCAAAAAAATGTtcaatagatttttatttaaattattttaatttaattaatcacattaaataaaaatatattagtcaattataaaaattttcTAATCTCCATAAAAATGTCAAATTGACATTTATTTAGAGATggagaaaatattaattatcacTGTATTTTGATTCTCATTtcgatatatattttattttgagaaaagGAATTTCAAACAGGGTCGTCTCAATTTTTTATAGActttgttcaaaaaatattaacatatttgaaatataatgaaatacttttacaattaatatttctatttatatatgtctaacgttttttataaattataaactctaaattagtcaatattataactaaattttaaagtttcggactataatttatgtatatactgttgaaaaattcttaaaatttttacatttatatttggACCATGTTCGACCGCACTACTTGCATATGCTATTAGATGGTCCTGCTTTCAAATTACATTTCGATATATATTAGTATTGTTTTGTTAACAATCACGTCACGTGTGATCGGTTTGGGGTCTGGAGCTAGATATGGTTAAGGTTTTTGGTGATCAGATCAAGATCACGGGTGATCACCGGTGAACAGACTTGGTCTGGAACTTGATAGCGTTAGCCAACTTAAGCGGTCTGATTCATCTAACTAttttaaacttatttatttaaatacttTATCCGCTTTACAATGTGTTGTTTAcacattaaaattattatattttatattctctcttccattaatatattaatgtgtttgattttgttaattaataaattagtaaaatatacattaatatGAAATGGAGGGATTATCATTAACAACTATattgttgctcaaaaaaaaccATTAACAACTATCGTATTCTTAGACATTGCTAAATATAATCACTAAATGCATGTGGACTACAGGAATATTCGGTGTATTATGAAAAAGTTTGTTGTGACAGGATTTTGAATAAATTAGATATGGCTGTAGCTTAAGATAggtttcaaaaagaaaacataaaactcaCCAGGAAGCTAAATCCGGTGACGGAGGCGAAGGATGTGGCAACGGAGGCGGCTGAGAGAGGAAGAGAGCCAAGATGTCCGACGAACATGACTGAGATTACTTGCAGACAAAACTGAAGAAGACTCACTGCGATGAGGGGACCCGCAAGCCATAGCTGTTTCTTCACTTCCACCTTTATTCCACTACTACTACCATTCTTCTCGTTTTCTCTGATGAGAGGCCATGAAAACACCTCGTCTCTCTCCGACTGCATTATTGCTATGTTGCTGAGAATGTAGAGTCtagctaaagagaaaacaaacgTACCAGTTTCTTTGATCCCTGTCTTAACTTTTAGGTTTTGTGTTTAATTTCTTTGGTATCTCTACTGGTGTGTATGGCttagtgtttctttttcttacaTTCTCTTGAGGTTTATATAGACAACTATATTTGACCTACGTGTCTCTTGTACAGTGGAACCTGCACAGAAGTTTATAGGGAGATGAGCCTATCTCAATGTGTATCGGCGCCTTGGTGGAATCTTTTTAACACTGCAGTTTCAAATTATTTCTAACCTTACAAAACATAtcaacaatatattttctaaagtaaTGATATAGTTTAGGAGTTAATATATGTCCAGTTATTTTTGAGTTCACCCCGGAGATGAACCTgtagattcaccaaccaatataAATTTGTCACTTTAGATCTAgtgtattttaaaaaaggaaacaaaataacttgtcaaattatattatatttcaaaacaaaacttaaaaataaataaaaatagtatgaaaaaaataatttaaaaaataattttaatgttgtcaacaaaaaaataaacccgAAAATCTAATCATAAATCCTAAAGTATTGTGTAAATAAACTCTTaaataaatcctaaactcttgaAGAAACATGAAATCTTTGGATaaattccaaaatataaatcataaacactaaacactaaatattaaaaacaaatatattttttaaattctttttgacAACTactgttatttttatttattttatctttttatttttttaaatataatataatttgcaattattttgtttcattttttaaaagataccgAATATAGAATAAGAGAatactattggttggtgaacccaagaaaaaatcATATATCTCTAACTAGTCTTTTAAAATTCATAGATCCTAAATTTAGaagtaattaatttaaattttaagtttagaCCCTTTTTTAACACTTCATTAAAGCTCAAACGTCTTCCATACAGTAGAAAGAAGGAATTATCCATCCTCTTTGGCCATAAGCAGAAAATACAATAgataaataacataaaagagATAGGTCTTCAATCGAAGCTGGACTATGCGTGGGAGGAGCCTTCACAACAAATTCGAGCAGCTGGAGAATAGTCACATAAAGTGACGTTGAAGTCCAGGCTTCATCTGCAAAAAAATGTGTAAAAAGACGACCATGcttctaaaacttttttttggaaaaGCAATTATTGATAATACTAAAGTAAAATTATTCATTCTATATTGATGATTTAATTATTGGAAGCAACATGCCAATATGTATATATGCACGCATGTTTTCATATTGCATGTACATGTATTTTTGCCAACGTACGAAACACAGTAGAAAACATGTACGGATTAGGGTATTGGCTGACATTAATTACTTCGGTAAATGAGTGTTTTCTACAACATCAAGTTCTAGTTAAATCAGTCAAGGACTCATATAACATATCGTTCTCATCGATAATATAAAAGAGATACATAGCAATCTTAGATTTTGGCATGATACAAATACTTCAAAAACATAATGAATATGTTCATTGGTCAAGCTCGCTGGCTGGCGCTTTTCCACTATAGCAAGTGCATGTGATGTGCATATATAAAAAGTTGGTGACAAGTGTTTGCTTTTGTCGGCTAAGACTGGAAGAACGCCTCCGGTCAATGTATTCAATTATTCCCCTTATTCAGCATTCCCatttcattatttcatattcccaatcaatgaaatatttatttcactAGCTCGTTTGAGTCTAATGTGTTACACATTTCACATGCGTGAAAAGAACAAAGAAACAGTTACCATATAACTAATTTGTATCAAAACATAGGGATAGGGTATAGACTTCTTGGTAACAGTTGACTGGTGAGGTtgccaacaaaagaaaaaagaaaccgAATAATGAGCTGAGCAGTGTGTGGATTGAAATTGATCCCCCCCtgatatatataatcatatattatttaactCTTTTATCAACcatatcccctagactatatttgagaagtaattttgccacatgtcctttctacaatcattttcacaaaataatatgacatggctattaaaattgatgacatgtcttatagattaatatgacatagataattatatttaatgttaatttatatttttggtaaaatttttaaaaatggtaataattcatatattacatttattgtcgatttacatttttagattttttagaacatagtaataactcataaatcatcattaaaataaatatattaaactatggcatttcaaatttcgaaatatcatttaattataaaagtttcaaaaatgtatacgttttcagaaaattataaaaattaaatcgtaaaatcaaattaaatcgtaaaatcattaatttcttatatatatctacaatttttataagtatttttaattttaaatttgacaattatgaaatttttacatatttatttaatatacttaattaaaataaatagaaataaaaatatacctaagattataattttaaatatataatgcacattcttaaatatataatttaaaataaacaatgatatttttatcttaattttaatgtttatttaaatcaaatatatattataatattaaaaagaaaaagaaaatttaaaatatcccATAGacttatttgagaagtgattttgccacatgtcctctctacaatcattctcacaaaaataatatgacatgactattaaaattgatgacatgtcttatagattaatatgacatggacaattatatttaatgttaatttatattttggtaaaatttttaaatatggtaataattcatatattacatttattgtcgatttacatttttagattttttagaatatagtaataactcataaatcatcattaaaataaatatattaaactatggcatttcaaatttcgaaatatcatttaattataaaattttcaaaaatgtatacatttttcagaaaattataaaaaattaaattgtaaaatcaaattaaatcgtaaaatcattaatttcttatatatatctacaattttataaatattgtttaattttaaactttgacaattatgaaatttttacatatttattgaatatacttaattaaaataaatagaaataaaaatttacctaagattataattttaaatatatacatgcacattcttaaatataatttaaaatagagaaattgTCACTAATACCACTTTCAATGTACCACTTTTCATTTATACCTTAACCAActttaccattaaaattttaatagaaaaaatacaattatacCCATATCTAATTAAACCTAAAGCTATTATCTTTTTCTCcacgatttcttaaaatttcaGATCCACCAAATTAAACGACAACCGATAATCAAATTCGACGAGATCCAGCGATTCTGACGAGTTTTCCGGCGAGCTTTGACAACGATGACAAGTTCTCCGGCGAAACCTGACGATGTTGATTAGTTCTCCAGCGAAACACGAATGAGACGAACCGACGAGTTCTCCGGCGAGATTTGATGAACCTGCGAGTTTCCGGCAAGATTTGACAAGGTGACGAGTTTCCGGCGAGATTTGACAGAGCTGACGAGTTTCTGGCGAGATTTGGCGATCGTCGCGATATCTAGCGACTTTGACGAGAACTGGACGTGATCcggaaaacagaggaagaagatgagcgAAGGTTTCGAGATGTTTTGAGAAGGAAGCATCAAAAAGGTGATTTTTGacattcaaatttataaaaccttataattatttatctaTGAAGAACATAGTGTTTATGCATTAaccttataattatttttcacagTAAGATGCTTTTATCTGTGTGTTGCTTACAAGTTTCTGGCGAGATTTGGCGAACGTCGCGATATCTAGCGACTTTGACGAAATCTAGACGTGATCcggaaaacagaggaagaagatgagcgAAGGTTTCGAGATGTTTTGAGAAGGAAGCATCAAAAAAGTGATTTTTGacattcaaatttataaaaccttataattatttatctaTGAAGAACATAGAGTTTATGCATTAaccttataattatttttcacagTGAGATGCTTTTATCTGTGTGTTGCTTATGAATTCTTAGTTTAGTATGTATCTCTTGTTTATGTTTATCCAATGATGTTCTTTAATAAGCAAAGAAATGGTGGAAAGTTGGTTAATTTGGTGAATATCTTGTGGCTTCAAGAGAATGGAAGCCTTCATCTATATGTAACCATTAAGGTAACTACACGAAACTCCTTGTTAACATTTTCGTTTATAAGAGTTATCAGTTAGTTATATTACAAGATAGTATATAGTACTCATGATTTGCTTATTGATGGAAGTATGCCATAGCAGTACTTATtacaaattttacatttataagaccttataaatataattatgtcATTTGATGATTCACTACTAGCTTTATGTTCATTTTAATGTTTCAGAAAAGAAATCCATTATCATCAATGAATGTGTCAAATATGATTCAGACCCGAGATGAAGTTTTAATCACTCAAGATTTGCCTATTGCTGGAAAAAGTTATCCCTTGAGGTatttattacaatttttatatttataaagccttataaaagaaatcataaaagatattatacacATTTTAGccttatgtttttatattttcagagAGAAACACAAATAGATTATGTCAAATATGGTTCAGTCATGAGATGAAATTTCATGTACTCATGATTCGCTTATTGTTGGAACTAGTAATGCATTTGAGGTAATTTTCAAAACTCTTACTAATAATTATAAGGTTGTAttcatttttttagaaattagaCTTAATGGAGTATTACattaatatcattatttttCGTAGTATTGGCTCTTATTTGAGTTATTGTTGGTTGTTACGtacttattaaaaaataaagatttttgttttataatggtttataaaagaaaatatatccaTGTTTAATTTTGTAGAGAGGAACACAAAGATGCCTTGATACTGAATGGAACGAGATTCAGAGAGTTGAAAAAGTATATAGTATACAACATACTCGTATAAGAGATAATCTTATTTCTCCTTCAAGTGGTCTTGTTAGCAATAAGGTATACATACTTAAACCAAAGTATTATAATATGTTATAAATtctattttctaatatatatgtttcatgTTTTTTTAGAGAGGATTGCATTCAGATTTCTAATGTACATGTTTCATGTTCCATCTCCCATCTCCCAAGTCTACTGATTGCTTGAAGAGCTCATCAACTTTGGTGCTCGCCAATCAGCCATGGCTCTATGATGATGATGCCTTCTACTCCTCTTGCTTGGTGGTTTGATTCAGCTGAAGTCACACTCAAAGAAGACTATAACGACTTCTTTCTGAATGTCTGTTTCTTAATGTCTCTAGAAGCATTCATCCTTCAGATGAAGTAGTAATAACAAGAAACTATCTTTTAACAATGTTTTAGTTCTTAATGTACTTACAACGCTTTGTCATACACTCTATAACAGATTTCACGAAATAAAAAGTTGTAACACTTCAAAATACCACTAACCTGATTCTTCTGATATATTTTCTAGCTGAATAGATATTTCTCTAACAGCTTAAAAAGACTCtctaaactatttataaatcttttgataaagtcttataaaatctttatatttttttttgtaaaccctATACAAACTCTTC
This genomic stretch from Raphanus sativus cultivar WK10039 chromosome 3, ASM80110v3, whole genome shotgun sequence harbors:
- the LOC108844280 gene encoding pentatricopeptide repeat-containing protein At2g34370, mitochondrial, whose protein sequence is MMRITCSRILRFSKPYFRCGTQISSRCFSSRGQSHDLTTKIITSSLRDVSTRPTWQHTQSFVQCRRRVSSHAQKASNDHQSVTLETLDALCKEGRVLEAVEAVKILKDKGYVVDLPRLLGLAKLCGETAVLEEARVVHDFITVSLSTPLSVASHNTILKMYCDCDSTEDALNMFNEMSERNSETWCVTMRYLAKNGDGELAIDMFTRFKEEGNKPDKEIFKAVFFVCASLGDSNEGLLHFESMYKDYGIIPSMEDYVSLTEMLAACGHLDEALEFVETMKVEPSVEVWETLMNLCWVHGDIEMGDRLAELVKKLDATRMNNNEGLVAEKASDSRKEVMRELKKRLYPEKIGGRTLEFKAGDTSKLECSETVPLLRSLKVHMLEMGFVPAIRLVITMKGAEDEDKEEQLLLRSDKLAFAHAFLNTKPRGRVSVMQNMRICPDGHETCKMLTLITGRELVSRDSKRFHNYRNGVCSCKDHW
- the LOC130509443 gene encoding protein DETOXIFICATION 15-like; its protein translation is MQSERDEVFSWPLIRENEKNGSSSGIKVEVKKQLWLAGPLIAVSLLQFCLQVISVMFVGHLGSLPLSAASVATSFASVTGFSFLMGTASALDTVCGQSYGAKMYGMLGIQMQRAMFVLTLYSVPLSIIWANTEHFLVFFGLDKSIAYLSGSYAKFMIPSIFAYGLLQCINRFLQAQNNVFPVVLCSGVTTCLHVILCWFLVLKSGLGFRGAAVANSISYWLNVILLACYVKFSPSCSLTWTGFSKEALRDIIPFMKLAIPSALMVCLEMWSFELLVLSSGLLPNPVLETSVLSICLNTSGTIWMIPFGLGGATSTRVSNELGAGNAQVAKRAVRVVLSIAILESILVGSVMILIRKIWGFAYSSDPKVVTYVASMMPILAIGHLLDSIQSVLSGVARGCGWQKIGAFVNLGSYYLVGVPLGLLLGFYFNFGGRGLWLGIICALTIQGVSLSIITFFTNWDEEVKKATSRAEGGKDFAADDGSIIVF